The following are encoded together in the Lytechinus variegatus isolate NC3 chromosome 19, Lvar_3.0, whole genome shotgun sequence genome:
- the LOC121405813 gene encoding uncharacterized protein LOC121405813 isoform X1, translating into MGFIQWHRLLQFDSVKVTWFACLPRNMSSMVRTYMMLCIAGLLVTVCILMVMYRDDGADVKDVVKVDSTSDDVPPNSLRRIKGANINKLTGDVIDKQLNQMEDYSDDGDHDDDQDEWSESSSSSSSVDEDAWLDQERKLQEKTEKQASMRLVGEEDAALQKSETQDKSRTGNIRIVGDNLRYGGIDDTGVPRGDIPVARGDILVARGDIPVAHGDFPSDGEVRLNQSAMHIMAADRIGEGGNVDLVQPQVKAFRITDDGELEPMDASKKGGGGNNMVNMRISGSASKFKKYDGGVQDLLRHPEQHTSIGRKKDCPPKNNIVMVKTHKCSSSTMQNILFRWGENRNLSFALPKTGVYLGSPSPFSKMYVMESNNGQYNIIANHMVYNQKATEELMPSDTVYIALLRNPDTQYESMYNYYRFDGRYRVRLEQFLKRPRLYFESEPKVTKHVGRNPMLFDIGLDSRYMERDDPRITSYIQQLDQRFDIVLIAEYFKESLILLKDILCWSMDDIVFFNQNARSKTSVRPPTDAMKARIRAWNWGDSTLYQYFNRTLWQKIEAFGYDRMAREVAELDRKIEELSQRCIGSTKQAGDSRVYYPPGVNVNSFILNRNAQGDQLCEQMTRPELTYIGILRQKQMSLNSHRALR; encoded by the exons AGAAACATGTCTTCTATGGTAAGAACATACATGATGCTATGCATAGCAGGTCTGCTTGTGACTGTCTGCATCCTGATGGTCATGTATCGGGATGATGGCGCCGATGTCAAAGACGTTGTCAAGGTCGATTCTACGTCTGATGATGTTCCACC GAACTCACTAAGAAGAATCAAGGGtgcaaatatcaacaaattGACAGGGGATGTTATAGACAAACAGCTCAACCAGATGGAAGACTACAGTGATGATGGCGATCATGACGACGATCAGGATGAATGGAGTGAGAGCAGCTCTAGTTCTAGTTCAGTTGATGAAGATGCTTGGCTAGATCAGGAAAGAAAACTCCAGGAGAAAACTGAGAAACAAGCTTCCATGAGGTTGGTAGGTGAAGAGGATGCTGCCTTGCAGAAGTCCGAAACACAGGACAAGTCGAGAACTGGTAATATCCGTATTGTTGGAGACAACCTGAGATACGGTGGGATTGATGATACTGGTGTGCCTAGGGGCGATATCCCTGTGGCACGGGGTGATATCCTTGTGGCACGGGGTGATATCCCTGTAGCTCATGGTGATTTCCCCAGTGATGGTGAGGTAAGGCTGAATCAGAGTGCTATGCATATCATGGCTGCTGACAGGATTGGTGAAGGTGGCAACGTCGACCTCGTCCAGCCTCAAGTGAAAGCCTTCAGGATAACGGACGATGGAGAACTTGAGCCGATGGACGCCAGCAAGAAAGGCGGAGGTGGGAACAATATGGTGAACATGAGAATCTCTGGCAGTGCAAGTAAATTTAAGAAATATGATGGCGGTGTGCAGGACCTTTTACGACATCCAGAGCAGCATACTAGCATAG GGCGAAAGAAAGATTGTCCTCCCAAGAACAACATTGTGATGGTGAAGACACACAAGTGCTCCAGTTCCACTATGCAGAACATCCTCTTCCGTTGGGGTGAGAACCGCAACCTGTCCTTCGCGTTGCCCAAGACCGGTGTGTACCTTGGCAGTCCGAGCCCATTCAGCAAGATGTACGTCATGGAATCCAACAACGGCCAGTACAACATCATCGCCAACCACATGGTCTATAACCAAAAAG CCACGGAAGAACTGATGCCTTCCGACACGGTCTACATAGCACTCCTTCGAAACCCAGACACGCAGTACGAAAGCATGTACAACTACTACCGCTTCGATGGGAGGTACCGGGTTAGACTGGAGCAGTTTCTCAAGAGGCCTCGGCTTTACTTCGAGAGTGAGCCAAAGGTCACCAAACATGTCGGTCGCAACCCAATGCTCTTTGACATTGGACTTGATTCTCGTTATATGGAGCGGGACGATCCAAGGATTACCAGTTACATCCAGCAGCTCGACCAGAGGTTCGACATCGTTCTCATCGCCGAATACTTCAAGGAATCCCTGATACTCCTCAAAGACATCCTATGCTGGAGTATGGATGATATTGTCTTCTTCAACCAAAACGCGAGGAGTAAGACCTCTGTGCGACCGCCGACTGATGCCATGAAGGCGCGCATCAGAGCGTGGAATTGGGGAGACAGCACCCTCTATCAGTATTTCAATAGAACCCTCTGGCAGAAGATCGAGGCCTTTGGGTACGATCGCATGGCACGGGAAGTCGCCGAGTTGGACAGGAAGATCGAAGAACTCTCGCAACGCTGCATCGGTTCTACCAAGCAGGCGGGTGATAGTCGCGTCTACTATCCACCCGGTGTAAATGTTAATAGTTTTATTCTCAATAGAAACGCTCAGGGGGACCAGCTGTGCGAACAGATGACAAGACCTGAACTCACATATATTGGAATCCTAAGGCAGAAGCAAATGTCCCTGAATAGCCATAGAGCGCTCAGGTAG
- the LOC121405813 gene encoding galactosylceramide sulfotransferase-like isoform X2 produces the protein MFSKRNMSSMVRTYMMLCIAGLLVTVCILMVMYRDDGADVKDVVKVDSTSDDVPPNSLRRIKGANINKLTGDVIDKQLNQMEDYSDDGDHDDDQDEWSESSSSSSSVDEDAWLDQERKLQEKTEKQASMRLVGEEDAALQKSETQDKSRTGNIRIVGDNLRYGGIDDTGVPRGDIPVARGDILVARGDIPVAHGDFPSDGEVRLNQSAMHIMAADRIGEGGNVDLVQPQVKAFRITDDGELEPMDASKKGGGGNNMVNMRISGSASKFKKYDGGVQDLLRHPEQHTSIGRKKDCPPKNNIVMVKTHKCSSSTMQNILFRWGENRNLSFALPKTGVYLGSPSPFSKMYVMESNNGQYNIIANHMVYNQKATEELMPSDTVYIALLRNPDTQYESMYNYYRFDGRYRVRLEQFLKRPRLYFESEPKVTKHVGRNPMLFDIGLDSRYMERDDPRITSYIQQLDQRFDIVLIAEYFKESLILLKDILCWSMDDIVFFNQNARSKTSVRPPTDAMKARIRAWNWGDSTLYQYFNRTLWQKIEAFGYDRMAREVAELDRKIEELSQRCIGSTKQAGDSRVYYPPGVNVNSFILNRNAQGDQLCEQMTRPELTYIGILRQKQMSLNSHRALR, from the exons AGAAACATGTCTTCTATGGTAAGAACATACATGATGCTATGCATAGCAGGTCTGCTTGTGACTGTCTGCATCCTGATGGTCATGTATCGGGATGATGGCGCCGATGTCAAAGACGTTGTCAAGGTCGATTCTACGTCTGATGATGTTCCACC GAACTCACTAAGAAGAATCAAGGGtgcaaatatcaacaaattGACAGGGGATGTTATAGACAAACAGCTCAACCAGATGGAAGACTACAGTGATGATGGCGATCATGACGACGATCAGGATGAATGGAGTGAGAGCAGCTCTAGTTCTAGTTCAGTTGATGAAGATGCTTGGCTAGATCAGGAAAGAAAACTCCAGGAGAAAACTGAGAAACAAGCTTCCATGAGGTTGGTAGGTGAAGAGGATGCTGCCTTGCAGAAGTCCGAAACACAGGACAAGTCGAGAACTGGTAATATCCGTATTGTTGGAGACAACCTGAGATACGGTGGGATTGATGATACTGGTGTGCCTAGGGGCGATATCCCTGTGGCACGGGGTGATATCCTTGTGGCACGGGGTGATATCCCTGTAGCTCATGGTGATTTCCCCAGTGATGGTGAGGTAAGGCTGAATCAGAGTGCTATGCATATCATGGCTGCTGACAGGATTGGTGAAGGTGGCAACGTCGACCTCGTCCAGCCTCAAGTGAAAGCCTTCAGGATAACGGACGATGGAGAACTTGAGCCGATGGACGCCAGCAAGAAAGGCGGAGGTGGGAACAATATGGTGAACATGAGAATCTCTGGCAGTGCAAGTAAATTTAAGAAATATGATGGCGGTGTGCAGGACCTTTTACGACATCCAGAGCAGCATACTAGCATAG GGCGAAAGAAAGATTGTCCTCCCAAGAACAACATTGTGATGGTGAAGACACACAAGTGCTCCAGTTCCACTATGCAGAACATCCTCTTCCGTTGGGGTGAGAACCGCAACCTGTCCTTCGCGTTGCCCAAGACCGGTGTGTACCTTGGCAGTCCGAGCCCATTCAGCAAGATGTACGTCATGGAATCCAACAACGGCCAGTACAACATCATCGCCAACCACATGGTCTATAACCAAAAAG CCACGGAAGAACTGATGCCTTCCGACACGGTCTACATAGCACTCCTTCGAAACCCAGACACGCAGTACGAAAGCATGTACAACTACTACCGCTTCGATGGGAGGTACCGGGTTAGACTGGAGCAGTTTCTCAAGAGGCCTCGGCTTTACTTCGAGAGTGAGCCAAAGGTCACCAAACATGTCGGTCGCAACCCAATGCTCTTTGACATTGGACTTGATTCTCGTTATATGGAGCGGGACGATCCAAGGATTACCAGTTACATCCAGCAGCTCGACCAGAGGTTCGACATCGTTCTCATCGCCGAATACTTCAAGGAATCCCTGATACTCCTCAAAGACATCCTATGCTGGAGTATGGATGATATTGTCTTCTTCAACCAAAACGCGAGGAGTAAGACCTCTGTGCGACCGCCGACTGATGCCATGAAGGCGCGCATCAGAGCGTGGAATTGGGGAGACAGCACCCTCTATCAGTATTTCAATAGAACCCTCTGGCAGAAGATCGAGGCCTTTGGGTACGATCGCATGGCACGGGAAGTCGCCGAGTTGGACAGGAAGATCGAAGAACTCTCGCAACGCTGCATCGGTTCTACCAAGCAGGCGGGTGATAGTCGCGTCTACTATCCACCCGGTGTAAATGTTAATAGTTTTATTCTCAATAGAAACGCTCAGGGGGACCAGCTGTGCGAACAGATGACAAGACCTGAACTCACATATATTGGAATCCTAAGGCAGAAGCAAATGTCCCTGAATAGCCATAGAGCGCTCAGGTAG